TCTCTTTATTGACATTGAAATTCATTTTCAATAAGTCTTGCCAACCATGTCGATCACACAGCGAGAAGCCACCGCCTCGGAGGGCGAAATCTTCTCCCGCGAGGAGCGGGTTCTCCGCCGGGCCAGGGAGGCCCTGGAGAGGGCACGGGAAGGACGGGGCAGCCCCTGGGCCACCCTGGTGGCGGAATACGAAAAGCTTTTCCGTCACAGCCGCCGTCTCGTCAGCATGGGCGACCGCATGCAGCGCACCCTCAACGAACTGAACCGCCGCCTGGCGGTGAGCGAGGAGCGCTATCGGGGCATCTTCGAAAACGCCGCCGAGGGCATCTTCCGCGCCGATCCCGGCGGACGCCTCGTGGAGATCAATCCCGCCCTGGTGCGCATGTTCGGCTTCGACAACGCCGCCGACTTCTTCACCCACGCGGACGACATGGCGGCCCTCTTCGCCGACGGCTCCGCGGCTCGCCAGTACCTGGAGGAGCTGAACGAAAACGGAGAGGTGCGCGGGTTCCAGGCCGAAATGACCTCGCCCGGCGGCGGGCTGCTCTGGGCCCAGATCAGCGCCCGCCTGCTGGGCGGAAATGAAGAAGCGGCCGTGGTCGGCGTTCTCGCCGACATCACCGAACGCCGCCGGATGATGGAAGAGATGTGCCGACTGGCCCGAACGGACGCCCTCACCGGCCTCTGGAACCGGGGCTACTTCATGGAGCTGGCCCGGCACGAGATGGCCCGCAGCCGCCGCGACGGCGCCCCCCTCTCCCTGCTCATGATCGACGCGGACCACTTCAAGACCATCAACGACACCCACGGACACGACGCCGGAGACGAGGCCCTGCGGACTCTGGCCGACTGCTTCCGCCGCAGCGTCCGCGAAGTGGACGTGCCCGCGCGCTTCGGGGGCGAGGAGTTCGTCATCCTCCTGCCCGGGACATCGCGCTGCGGGGCCTGCGGCGTGGCCGAACGCCTGACGGCCGACATCCGGGAGACGGAAGTCCGCTGTGGCGAAAGCAGGTTCCGCCTGACCGTGA
Above is a genomic segment from Desulfovibrio aminophilus containing:
- a CDS encoding diguanylate cyclase yields the protein MSITQREATASEGEIFSREERVLRRAREALERAREGRGSPWATLVAEYEKLFRHSRRLVSMGDRMQRTLNELNRRLAVSEERYRGIFENAAEGIFRADPGGRLVEINPALVRMFGFDNAADFFTHADDMAALFADGSAARQYLEELNENGEVRGFQAEMTSPGGGLLWAQISARLLGGNEEAAVVGVLADITERRRMMEEMCRLARTDALTGLWNRGYFMELARHEMARSRRDGAPLSLLMIDADHFKTINDTHGHDAGDEALRTLADCFRRSVREVDVPARFGGEEFVILLPGTSRCGACGVAERLTADIRETEVRCGESRFRLTVSIGATTCADGSVTLDGLLKFADIALYAAKKKGRDRVEAYLGPACALHHEAKPSRETP